The genomic region AGGAACTGCCGGCGTTGCAGGGGATTGTTGGCCGCGACTACGCGGGCCGCGACGGCGAACCCGAAACGGTGGCCGCCGCCATCGCCGAGCACTATATGCCGAAGGGCGCCGGCGAGGCGCTCCCCGAAACGGTAGCCGGGCGACTGCTCGCCATCGCCGACCGCGTCGACACGCTGACGGGATACTCGGGCATCGGCATCTTCCCGACCGGAACCAGCGATCCCTACGCCCTGCGCCGCGCCGGGAGCGGCCTTGTGGCGCTGCTTGGCGTGGACCGCTCGCTGCCTGCGCTGGCGACGCTCTTTGACGCCGCCTGGAACGCCTATCATACGCAGGGCATCGCGCTCACGGAAACCCGAGAGCAAGCCTACGCCTACTTCCTGACGCTCATCGGCCAGCGTCTCAACGCTTCCCTGGAAGAAAAGGGCGTGCGTTACGATGTCCGCGACGCCGTCCTCGCCGCTCCGATCACGCACGTCTTTGATACCCAGGCCCGCGCCGTCACGCTCGGCGCCCAGGCCGACAGCGCCGGCGTTCGCGAAGCCGCCGCCGCTCTGCTGCGCATCGGCAACATCCTGCGCTTCGCCGCCAAAGAGGGCGTGGAAATTCCGGCGACCGACGCCGATCCCACGCTGTTCGAACAGGATGTCGAAGGCCAGCTCTGGTCGGCCTACCTCGACACGCGCGAGAAGTATGCGACCGCCGCCGACGCCGGCGACTGGGAGCGAGCGCTGGCGCTGCTCGGCGCCCTGCGCCCCGCCGTGGACGCCTTCTTCGAGAGCGTCATGGTCATGGGCGACGACACCGCGCGCCGCGCCAACCGCCTGGCGATGCTCAGCCGCGTACGCGAGACATACAACGAGTATGCGGAGTTTGATAAGCTGGTGGCGGGGTAGGAGTTGGCCCTATTCCCCCAACTCGCTTTGGCTCGTCGGGGGAATAGGAATTCCCACGGGGGAATACGTCCCTCTTCGGGTACAATAACCCCATGAGTACACTGGCGCCCTCCGTCGAAGAAGACGTTCCTGTGCGGATCGACGATCCGATCAACGCCGCGATTCTCGCGGTTTCCGAGGATTCTATCCAAGGCTTTCTCCCTGACCCCTTTGAACAGATCGCGCTCCAATCCGGAGTCGCCGTCGATACCGTGATCGAGCGGATTCGGGCGATGGTGAAGTCGGGGACGATCCGTCGCGTGCGGCAGACGCTGATGGCGACGAATCTGGCGCCGGGCGCGCTTGTGGCCTGGCAGCTTCCCGAAGAGAAGCTGAGCGCCGCGTTCGATTACCTCTTTCAGCAGGACCCATTTTCCGGCCACGTCGTCATTCGGACGACGGACGCCGCGACGCCGGGCTCCAACTATCGCCTGTGGACCACGCTCAAGGTTCCGCAGGGCTATTCCCTCAAGGCGCATTGCGATTATTTGAAGCGGCAAATCGGCGCGGATCACTATCGGATCATGCCCGCCAAGCGCTTGTTCGCGCTTGGGGTGGGGCATGTGCGCCGCAAGGGCATGGAGCCGGGCAGCAAGGCCGAGGAGCTCGCGAACGTGCTGGACACGAATATCGTGGAGCTGAGCGAGCTGGAGTGGCGCGTGCTGGTGGCGCTGAAGCGTGAGTTTGAGCCAAGCGAGATTCGGCGCGATCTGTGGGCGGCCCGCGCCGACGAAGCCGGCGTGGACCTCGATACGTTCTATCGGATCGGAACCGAGCTGAATGAGCGACGGGTGATTGGGCGTTTCTCCACGTTTCTGGAGCATGTGAAGCCCGTCGCCGGTAACCAGCGCGTCACGCGCTACAATGCGCTGTTCCACTGGGCCGTGCCCGAAGGACGCGAGATTGAGGCGGGGCGCGAAGTTGGACGGTTCCACATCATGACCCACGCTTACTGGCGCGAGGGCGGCGCGGAGTTCAAGGACGTCAATGTGATGGGCGTCGCGCACGGCACGGAAAAAGAGATGGTGCTGGCGCACAAAGCCGCCATCGACGCGCACCTGGAATCCGTGGGAATCCCGGTCAGCTACACGAACGTTTTCTGGGGCGGGCGCAGTGAAATCAAGCCGTCGGAGATTTCCCCGATTGCTTACCGTGAGTTTTTAGACGCTGCGGGAATTGACGAAGAAAGCATGCGCGCCTAGGCTGAGATCGCTTATGACCCATTCGAGTTCCTCGGCCGATGCGCTGCGGCCCAATCAATTTCGCGAACATCAGGAGCGGCTGGAAGACGAAGTGCTGTCTCCCTACGCCGTGCGCTCCAGCCAGACGCAGGGACGGCAAAACCCCGAACCGCTGGACCCGGTCCGCACCGAGTTTCAGCGGGACCGGGACCGGATCCTGCACTCCAAAGCCTTTCGACGCCTCAAGCACAAAACTCAAGTCTTTATCGATCCCAAGGAAGACCACCACCGCACCCGATTGACCCACACGCTGGAAGTCTCGCAGATCGCGCGGACTCTGGCGCGCGCCCTGCGTCTGAACGAAGATTTGACCGAAGCGATCTCACTCGCACACGATCTGGGCCATACCCCCTTCGGACACGGCGGCGAGCAGGCGCTCGACGAAGTCCTGCGCGAGTACGATCCCAAAGGTGAGTTTCGCCACTACGACCAGAGCCTGCGTATCGTCGACGTGCTGGAGCGGGGTGGGGCGGGGCTGAACCTGACCTGGGAAGTGCGTGACGGTATCTTAGGACACTCCAAGGGAAGCAAAGATCTGGGAATTGTCGAAGGCACGCAGCTGCCGTCGTCGCTTGAAGGCATGTGCGTGCGAATCGCGGACCGGATCGCCTATATCAATCACGACATCGACGACAGCGTGCGCGCCGGCGTGCTTCGGCTGGAAGATCTACCGCAGGATGCGCTCGATGTTCTGGGGCGCTCCCATTCGGCGCGCATCGCGACGATGGTGATGAACGTTCTGGAGAGCAGCGTCGGCGCGCCGGAAGTCAAAATGACCGGCGTTATCCTCGACGCCACGAACCGCCTCAAGGACTATATGTACGCGAATGTGTACAATATGGAAGTGCGCGGCCAGATCGAGATGGACAAGGCGCAGCTGATGGTGAAGGAGCTGTTCCGCCTGTACATGGGCCAGCCGCACCTCTTTTCGGAAGAAGAAGATTTGATCCGTTACGACTTCGACCGGCTGCCGACGGACGAGAAGCTGCGCGCCGTGACCGACTTCGTCGCGGGAATGACCGACCGCTACGCCGTGACGACGTTTCAAAAGCATTTCGTCCCTTCGGCGTGGGCTTACTGACGTCTGACCGCCCGTTTGTCTCCTTGACATTTGATCGACCGTCCTTGTATACTGAAGCTGGAAATTTGCCGGCGAATCGACGCACGCAGAACGGCGCCGAACGGATTTTTTGTTGGAGGATTTGAGTTTGCCCAAGATCTATACCCTCGGCGGGAACCGCCTCGAAGGAGAGGTCCGCATCAGTGGAAGCAAGAACGCGGCGCTGGCGATCCTGGCCGCGACGCTGCTTCCCAGCAAAGGACAAACCGTCCTGACCAATGTCCCGCGCATCAGCGATGTGCTGACCATGATCGAGATGCTCAAGGTTCTCGGGGTTAAGGCTGAGTTCACTTCCGATTCCACCGTCATACTCGACGCCACGAATTTGACTTCCAGCAAGGCGCCGCATGAACTGATCCAGAAGATGCGCGCGTCGTTCTCCGTCCTCGGGCCTTTGCTGGCCCGGTTCGGCAACGCCAGCGTCGCGCTGCCCGGCGGCTGCGACATCGGCGCCCGGCCCGTGGATTACCATATCAAGGGGCTGGAGCGGCTGGGTGCGAAGACCACGGTGGAGTACGGCTTCGTGGAGGCGTCCGCCCCGAACGGTCTGCGCGGCGCGGATATCTATCTGGACTTCCCCAGCGTCGGCGCAACCACGCACATCATGACCGCCGCCGCTCTGGCCGAGGGGATCACCACGATCTCCAACGCCGCCGAGGAGCCGGACGTCGTGGCGACCGCGAACCTCATCAATCAGATGGGCGGGCGGGTGCGCGGCGCGGGCACCAAAGAGATCACGATCGAAGGCGTCAAGGAGCTGCACGGCACGGAGTTCCGCGTCGATCCCGATCGCATTGAGGCGGGTACATTCGCCGTGGCGGCCGCGATCACGCAGGGCGACCTGTACCTGCGCGGCGCCATTGAAGAGCACACCCAGCCGGTCATGCGCAAGCTGGCCGAAGCGGGCGTTGAGATCCGCTTTGACGACGACGGCGTTCGGGTCCGCGCGCCGCGCACGCCGCTTCAGGCCGTGCATGTGAGCGCGAGCCCGCATCCGGGCTTCCCCACGGACATGCAGCCCCCGCTGGCGGCGCTGCTGACCCTGGCGAACGGCACCTCCAGCATCACCGAAACCGTCTACGAACGCCGCTTCAAGTATATCTATGAGCTGGCGCGTATGGGCGCGAATATTAAAGCCGAGGCGGGCGTGGCGATTATCGTCGGCGTCCCCCGGCTGACCGGAGCTCCCGTGGCCGGCTCGGACCTGCGCGCCACAGCCGCGCTGGTGCTGGCGGGGCTGGCGGCGGACGGCGAGTCGGAAGTCAGCGGGATTGACTTTCTCGACCGGGGCTATGAAGCCTTTGTGGAAAAATTGAGCGCCGTGGGCGCGACGGTTCGACGCGAAGAAAACGATCGGGCGGAAGCGGCAGAGACGCAGCCTTCCGGAAAGGTGGCTGGGTGTTCCGTTTAAGTCAGGATATCGGGATCGATTTGGGGACGGCTAACGTCCTCGTCTACGTACGCGGCAAGGGAATCATTATGCGCGAACCGTCCGTGGTGGCGGTTTATATTCCCACGCGCAAAATCAAGGAAGTCGGGGAGAAGGCGCGCGAGATGCTCGGGCGCACCCCTGTCAACATCGCCGCCGTCCGCCCCATGGTGGACGGCGTTATTGCCGACTACACCACCACGCAGCAGATGCTGGAATATATCTTCCACAAAGTCTGCGGCGCCAAGCGAGTCTTCAAGCCGCGTGTGCTGATCGCCGTCCCCAGCGGCGTCACGAGCGTCGAAAAGCGCGCCGTGAAGCAGGCGGCGCTCGCCGCCGGCGCGCGTGAAGCCTGGACGATTGAAGAGGCCAAAGCGGCCGCGATCGGAGCCGGCCTGCCCATCAAAGAGCCGGGCGGCAATATGGTGGTCGATATCGGCGGCGGCACCACCGACATCGCGGTTCTGTCCCTGGACGGCATCGTCCTGTCGCGCAGTATCCGTATCGGCGGCATGAAGCTGGACGAAGTGATCATGCGCCACGTCCGGACCCAGTACAACCTGGCGATCGGGGACCGCACCGCTGAGGAGATCAAGATCACCATCGGCAGCGCCACCAACCTGGAGCAGGAAATTGGAATGGAAGTGCGTGGGCGCGACCTGATCAGCGGCCTGCCGCAGACCATCGAAGTGAGCTCCCAGGAGATCCGCGAGTGTATGGTCGAGCCGATCAGCCAGATCGTCAGCCGCGTCAAAAACGTGCTGGAGAAGACGCCGCCGGAGTTGGCGTCGGACATCATTGAACGAGGGATCATCCTCACGGGAGGCACCGCCATGCTGCGCGGCCTCGACCGATTGATTGCGGAGGCGACCCAGGTCCCCACGCGTGTGGCCAATGATCCGCTGTCCTGTGTCGCCATCGGCACCGGCAAATACCTTGAGGAGCATCGAGATGTCCCGGAAGAATTCCATTACGCGGCTTAGCGCCATATTGCTGGGCGCAGCCGCCCTCGCCGCCGGAACCGCGTTCGCCGCGCCTAAAGATGTCCCCCAGAACCATTGGGCCGCGAAGTCCGTGGACAGTGTCACCACCAAGCGGATCCTGACGCCGAACGCCAAGGGAAATTTCGACGGCGATAAGCCGGTCACCCGCTATGAACTGGCCGTGGCTCTCGATCGCTTCGTGCAGTACATCGAAGCGGGCCGCAAGCCGCTCCATCCGACAAGCCGCAATACCAAGGCGATTTTGCCGGCGAAGGCAAACACGGAGCAAAAAGCGGCGCTGGCCCGCCTCGCCTCCGCCGACTTCATTCCCGCGAACTCGCCTCTGCTGAAGAATGACGACCGAATCGTGACCGCCAAGGAACTCAAAGCCTCTTTGTCCGCCGTCGTGATCCGCCTGTCCGACCGCGCCATCGCCCCGCAAAAAGATTAGTAACCCTCACCCCCGTCCCCTCTCCCGCATCGGCTAAAGCCTGGGAGAGGGGTGTCCAAAGATCGAAGCCCAAACGTGTTCCGCCAATGTTTTTGAGAGATCCTCTGAAATGCTTGGCGTGAAGCATTGTTTGGGCTTTGCTTATTGGACATCCCTCTCCCAGGCGAAGCCGGGGCGGGAGAGGGACCGAGGGTGAGGGCTTAAAAAAGCCGATTCCCGGTTGGGAATCGGCTTTTTGTCTGCTATAGTCAGCGCCCGGGGCGGCCGCCCCGGGCGCGCTGGGGAGTGGTTAGTGATCCGCCGTCTCGATCGTTGCGTTGACGGACATTCCTTGGCGGAGGTTGGCGATGTCCTCGGCGGTGGCGGCGTTTTTGTCATCGCCGCTGGTCGCCGGCGTCAGGATAATCTTGACCGGGACGCGCTGGACGACCTTGGTGAAGTTGCCCGTGGCGTTGTCCGGCGGCAGAAGCGCGGTGGAGGCGCCGGTCGCTTCGTTGATGCTCTGCACCTTGCCGTGGAAGACCTTGCCCGGGAACGCATCCACATCGACTTCGGCCGGCTGACCGGCGCGGACATCGCGGAGCTGCGTTTCCTTGAAGTTGGCGCTGACCCAGACGCTGCCGCCCGTGGTCATCGTCACGATCGTCTGGCCGGGTGAAAGCGCCGCGCCTTCGTTGACCGCCTTCTTGACGACCTTGCCGTCGCTCGGCGCGTAGATGTACGTGTCGTTCTCCAGAACCTGCGCGGAATCGAGCGCGGCTTTGGCCTGAGCGACCTGCACCTTCAGCGTTTCAATCTCCTGCCTGCGCGCATTGACCTGCTGCTCGCCCGCCTTCGCGGTGGCGAGATCGGCCTCTGCCTGCGTGGCGAGGTTGGAGCTGTTTTCCACGTTGTTCTGCTGGACGCTGACGGACGGCGCGTTGGCCTGGGCCAGGCTGACTCCGGCGCTCGCGACCTTGACCTGCTGCTGCGACGCGGTCGCGGCCTTGCGGGCGCTTTCGACGGCGGCCGCCGCCTGTTTGACGGCGGACTGCTGCTGGGCGACCAAGGAACGCGCCTGCTGCACCTGCTGGCGGGCGCCGCGAAGCTGAGCCTGCGCCGTCAGGTAGGCCGCGTGGACCACGTCGTACTGCTGCTGCGTCACGGCTTCCGATTTCAGAAGCGCGGCGTAACGGGTGTCGTCGGCGCGCGTCTTGTCCAGGTTCGCCTGGGCGGATTCAATCGCGGATTCCGCGACGTCGGCCGCGTGCCGGTCGGTCGTGACGCCCTGCTGCATTGCGGCGAGGTTTGCCTGGGCCCCGGCCAGCTGCGATTCGACCTGAGCCGCCTGGGCCTGGGCCACCGTGACCTGGGTTTGAGCCTGGTCGATCTGGCTGTTCAGCGTGCGGGTCGTCAGATCCTGCTGGGCGCGTGCGCCCTGAACCTTGGCGTTCTGCGCCTGGATGGCGGCCTGCGCGTGCTGGATATTCGCGTTTGTGCTGGCAATCTGGTATTGTAGGTTCGCTTCCGCCTGCGGGATCTGGCTTTGCGCCGAGAGGTAGGCTTGCTTGGCCTGCTGCAAATTGGCGAGCGGGCCGCTGTCGTCGAGACGAGCGATCAGTTCGCCCTTCTTGACGATATCGCCTTCCTGCTTCGTCAGCTTGATCAGGGTGCCGGAGACGATCGGGCTGACGTTCACGAGATCGCCCGTGACATAAGCGTCGTCGGTGCCGACATGCGTCTGGCTGTAGTGATAGTAGCGAAGACCGAAGATGAGCGCGATCACGACGGCAATCGCGACGACGATCCCGATGATGCCCTTCTTGGCGGGATTCATCGGCGCTTTCTTCTCTTCCGTCGCGTTATTGGCCGGAGGCGGCGCCTGGGGCGCGCTCGTTCCATTGGTCCCGTTGCTGGCGGGCGCTGGTCCTTCGGGAGCGCGCTCCGTTCGGGGGGCGGTCCCAGCTGTTTGTGTTACCTGTTCTGCCACTTTAATATCCTTCCCGTCTAATCCTGCTGATCCGATGGAGACTTCCGTTTGCTCCCGGCTGCGATCATTACTGGCTCTGGCCGCCGCTCAGGACGCCGAGAGCGTGGCGATATTCGGCTTGCGCGACTTGATAGTCGTAAACCGCGTTGATTTGATTGTTTTCCGCCGCTTGGAGCGCGGCCTGCGCATCGGTGACTTCCAAATAAAGGGCGACTTCGCCGCGGTATCGAAGGAGCGCCAGATCTCGTGTCTTGATCGCCTGCTGCAGCGCGCTGTTCGCATTGTCGATCTGCGCGGCCGCCGTCGTCAGGTTCAGGTACGCCTGGCTGACGTCGAGACTGACATCGGATTTCAGGGAATCCAGAGTTGTCTTCGCGTTCTCCGTCTCCAGCTTTGCTTCCGAAACTTTGTCCCGCGTCACGCCGCCGTCATAAAACGGAATGGTGATCGAAGCGGTGATGGCCGCTGTCCGCTGGCGCGGGCTCTGGAATGAGGTGGTCGGATAGTAATCTCCGGCCGCGTTCAATCGAAAGTCCGGCTCCAACCCGGCATGCGCGAGCTTGATCCCTTTTTCGGCGACACGGACATTGACTTGCTGGGCAAGCACATCCGGGCGCTGGGTATAGGCGGTCTGAAGATCTTTGTTCACATCGATCGCCGTCACTTCGGCCGTCGGCGACGCGAAGAGCGGGGTTTCTGGTTCCGTCGTCGTCGCCGTCGCGGACGGCGTCGCCTGACCGACCGACACGCCCGGCAGATCGCTCAGCACGACTTCGGTGGCGAGCGGCTGTCCCACCAGGTCGTTAAAGCTGGTGCGCGCGATGCTGGCGTTGTTCTGCGTGCGCCGGAGCTCCGTCTGGGCGTTCGCCACCTGCGTGTTGGCGCGCAGCACATCGACCTTCTGCCCGACCTGCTGTCCGTTGAGCTGCTGGGCGATCCGCTGCTGCTCCAGCGCCGTCGTGAGGCTCGCCTGAGCGACCTGCATCTGGTGCTGGGCTCGCAGCAGGTTGTAATAAACTGTTTCCGCGCGCAGCGATCGGTCGTTACGGATACGCTTCACCTGGAACTCATCCGCAAGCTTCTGCAATGTCGCCTGATCGGTCGCCGCTTTGATCTGGCCGGTTAAGTCCAGACGCTGGGAAATCCCGAGCTCCAGCGTTTCGGTGTGGCTGCCGAGGACTTCCACCGGCGGCGTGCCGCCGATCGAAACCTTGGTTTTTTGATCGAAGCGGGTTGCCGACGCGCGTCCTTCAATGTTCGGATGCCCTTCGTCCGCCTTCTGGTTGGCCCGCTTCTGGTCGATCTCCGTATTGCGCTGCGCGATCTGCAAGTCGCTGCTGCTCTCATACGCGGCGGCGATCGTCCTGTTCAAATCCCAATCCGTGCCTTTGAGGGTCGAAATCCGCGACCCGCCCAGATTTCCTTGAGATGTATTACCCATAGTTCCGGAAGTTACGCCGCCGTTTCCCGAGACGCCCGCTCCATTGGGATTGCCGCCGGCGTTCGCCGGAGCCGTTCCCGCGTTAGGCGAGTTCGTCGCCGCCGGGCCGTTCGCCGCGCCCTGGCCGGCAGCGGCCGTATTGGATCCCGGCGCTCCGGAAACGCCCGCTCCGCCCGCTCCGGCGGTTCCCGCATTGGCGCCCGGCGCCGCTCCCGCCGCTCCATTGCCCGCCGCTCCGGCTCCGTTACCGGCCGCGCCGGCCGCCGCGCCATTCCCGGCGCCCGCGCCGCCGCCTTGCTGCGCCCACGCCGCCGTGCCGCCGCTGATAACGGATACGCCGAAGATCGCCGCGGCGATCTCGCTGAACAAAACTCGTTTCAATCTTTCCCGTGCATTTGCCATTGATCTATGCCTCATAAACAACTTAAGAAAGCGTTCTATTAACGCTTGCGCAATCCTCGCACGACGAGGTCGACAATCAACCCCATCTCATGCTTTTTCTCTTCCAGCTCAGTAACGCAGGGGAACGGGGGCCAGAATCCGGCCACCATATATTTGAGGGAACGCGCCGCGGTCGCTGTGTCCGGAACGTCAAAAACGCCTTTGCGGTTCCCTTCCTCCAGCACCTCGGCGATCAGCTCACGCTCCTGCTCGATGTACGGCCGCATCCGGGCCTGCATATGGGGACGCACGGCGGCCACCATCTCCTGCGTATGGGGAGATTGCGTGCAGATGTGGTGCGTGTCCACCATCGGCAGAATCAGCATCTCCTTGAGTTTCTCCGCCGGCGTCATTTCACTGTTTTGAACGACCCCCTGCATCTTACCCAAACTTGTTTCTTTGAACTGCGCGACGATCGTCAGGGCGATATCTTCCTTGCTGTCGAAGTAAAGATATACAGTCCCCTTGCCGACACCGGCGTCGGCGGCGATTTCGTCGATGGTCGTCTTTTTGAAGCCGTAATGCCAAAGCCGTTCGGACGCCGCTTCAAGGATTTTGTGCCGGATATCGGCCTGCTGTACACGCGCCATAACTACCACGCTCCTACTGACTGATGACTGGAATACTACTCTGGTCATTTATATACCCCTGCCCGAACGCGCTTGTCAAGCTGGTATCATAAATTTTATACAAAGTTTTTTCGTGGAGTTACGGAAAGAAGAGGGGGATCAACGATGACTCTGGATTTGGGGCATGGCGTTTCTGAATATTACCATGTGGACTCGTTTACGTCCGAGCGGTTTCAGGGCAATCCCGCCGGCGTGATTTTGACGCGGGCGCTTCCTGCGGAAGAGACGATGCGGCGGATCGCCGGCGAGTTGCAATTGGAGAGCGCATTCGCCGCTCCCTCGGGCAACGCCGACTGTGATTATGCTGTGGCGTACTACACCGGCGTCACACGCATTCCGCTCTGCGGTCACGATACGATCGCGCTTGGCTCCGTCCTCGCGCATAAAGGCGAACTGCCGGAGGGTGGGGCGCTGCGTATCTCCACGGATGTTGGCGTATTGGAGCTGCGCCACCTCGCAGCCGGCTGGATTCAAATGTCGCAGGCGAAGCCATGGTTTGGGGAAATCGTGGACGCGCGCGGCCTTGCCGACGCACTGGAAATTGACGCCGAGGTTTTGAATGGCGCGTCCCCGCAGGTCGTTTCGACCGGAACGCCGTTCCTCATTGCATCCGTCAAAGACCGCGCGGCGCTGAACGCGCTGGGCGAGGGAACCAGCCGCCTTGCGGAGTATCTCGCCGCTCTACCCGGCAGCCCCGTCGGCCTCTACTGCTGGGCGCTCTCCGACCTTGCGCCGGAAACGGAAGCGATCCGCACGCGCTGCTTTTGCCCAGGCGCGGGCCTGCCGGAGGACCCGGTAACTGGCTCGGCCAGCGGCGCGTTTGGCGCTTATCTTACGGCGCGCAAGCTTGTAGAGCCTGGCGTAATCTCCATTTGGCAGGGAAACATCAACGTACGGACGGGACACGTGCGCGTGGAATGCGATGGGGAAAGCGTGCGCGTGAGCGGGCAGGGGACGATTATCGTGCGCGGGGAATTGTAGGATAGGATGCCTCCCGGGCTCCATACTGGGTCTTCATGGAGGAAGGCTTTTGTTCGGCAATTTTCACCGGTGGCATGCCACCCAATAACACGATGCCGGCGCTTTCGTTATCCCTATGAGTAGGGGCATCTTACATTGGGGGTGGAGGGCTCAGGACAGTTCGCCCGCGCGTTTGGCGGCGGCTTCCACGGCGTCGATCACGGCGATGCGGAAGCCGCCGCGCTCTAGGGCGGCGACTCCGGCGATGGTGGTGCCGCCGGGGGTGGTGACGTTGTCTTTGAGCTGCATGGGGTGTTCGCCGGTTTCCAGCACCATCTTGGCCGAGCCCATTACGGTTTGGGCGGCGAGGGCGCGGGCGGTGGCGCGGGTAAGGCCGGCTTTGACGCCGCCGTCAGTCAGGGCTTCAATCATCAGATAGACGTAGGCGGGGCCGGAGCCGGAGACGCCGGTGACGGCGTCCATCAAGCGTTCGGTGACTTCCACGGTCAATCCGACGGCGGAGAAGAGGCTGAGGGCGATCTTCAGGTGATCCTGAGTGGCGTTGGTTCCAAGGCAAACTGCGGTGGCGCCTTCACCCACCAGGCACGGGGTGTTCGGCATGGCGCGGACGATGGGAACGCCGGCGGCGACATGCATTTCCATCGTGTCCAGGCGGATCCCGGCGGCGATGGACAGAACCAGCTGGTTTGGCTGGATCGTCTGCGTGAGGCTGTTGAGAACCTGGGAGACAACGGCGGGCTTGACCGCCAGGAGGATCAGATCGACGCCGGCAACGGCGTTTGTGACGGAATCCGAGACGCGAGCGCCCGCGCCGACTTTTGCGGCAAGCTGGCTGGCTTTCTCTTGGTCTGTGTCAAAAAGGGTGATATTTTCTGGGAGCATCGCCCCCGCCTGCGTTAAGCCGCAGGCGAGAGCGCCGCCCATCATTCCGGAACCGATGACTGCGAGGGTTTTTTCACGAAGCATAAAAGGTGTCTGTTAAGACCGGTCGAGAAACGATGTTCTTGTCCCGGGCGCCGGTTTGTCTTCCACGTCGATTGTGACTGTGCTCGGCGTGAATAAGTATACCTGTTCGCCGATCTTTTCGACGCTTCCGTCCAGCGCATATGTCGATCCATTGAGGAAATCGATGATTCGCTCGGCCATATCGCCCGGAGTTTGCTCCAGGTTGACGATCTGCTGCTGGCCTTCTTTCAGGCCGTCGGCGGCGCGGCGGGCGTCGTCGAAGCTCTGCACGGCGCGGCGCACGGTGACATGCGTGCGGCGAGCCTGGTCCATGCGCAGGGTTGTTTGACGGCGTAATGGGCTGACGGAGCCCCCGGTGCGTGCGGCGGCGCTCGATGCGGCGGGCGCTTCCACCGCATCGTCCTCATCCTCGTCATGATAATCGTCGTGTCCCATCGCGCGATCAAAGAATCGCATGAAACCATTGCGAGGTCTGGCGTTTTCGAATTCTTCCGCTTCGGCATGCTGGCTCATGATGTTGCTCCTCCGTTTAATCGTTGCTCTGTCTTTTGAATTGCTGCTCTGTCCTGGTCGATCTCAGAGTGATTGTGAATGTGAATTATTGCGTAACCCGGGCTCCGAAAATTGCCGTACCGATCCGAACCATGGTGGTTCCTTCTTCGATTGCTGTCTCGTAATCGGACGACATCCCCATCGACAGCACTTGGCGATGCTGTTCCGGAAGCGTGTCGAACAATCCGCGCAGCTGTCGAAAATAGGGCCGTGGATCGATCCCAAACGGCGCGATCGCCATCAATCCCTGGAGCGCAAGCCCGTCAATTGCTCCAACTTCGGCGGCAAAATCGACGGCTTGTTCCGGGGCGACGCCCGATTTCGTTTCTTCCTCGCCCAAATGCACTTCGACCAGAACGTCCAGCGTACGGTTTTGCAGCGCGGCCTGCCGCGCGAGCGC from Capsulimonas corticalis harbors:
- a CDS encoding Lrp/AsnC family transcriptional regulator; translated protein: MSTLAPSVEEDVPVRIDDPINAAILAVSEDSIQGFLPDPFEQIALQSGVAVDTVIERIRAMVKSGTIRRVRQTLMATNLAPGALVAWQLPEEKLSAAFDYLFQQDPFSGHVVIRTTDAATPGSNYRLWTTLKVPQGYSLKAHCDYLKRQIGADHYRIMPAKRLFALGVGHVRRKGMEPGSKAEELANVLDTNIVELSELEWRVLVALKREFEPSEIRRDLWAARADEAGVDLDTFYRIGTELNERRVIGRFSTFLEHVKPVAGNQRVTRYNALFHWAVPEGREIEAGREVGRFHIMTHAYWREGGAEFKDVNVMGVAHGTEKEMVLAHKAAIDAHLESVGIPVSYTNVFWGGRSEIKPSEISPIAYREFLDAAGIDEESMRA
- a CDS encoding rod shape-determining protein, giving the protein MFRLSQDIGIDLGTANVLVYVRGKGIIMREPSVVAVYIPTRKIKEVGEKAREMLGRTPVNIAAVRPMVDGVIADYTTTQQMLEYIFHKVCGAKRVFKPRVLIAVPSGVTSVEKRAVKQAALAAGAREAWTIEEAKAAAIGAGLPIKEPGGNMVVDIGGGTTDIAVLSLDGIVLSRSIRIGGMKLDEVIMRHVRTQYNLAIGDRTAEEIKITIGSATNLEQEIGMEVRGRDLISGLPQTIEVSSQEIRECMVEPISQIVSRVKNVLEKTPPELASDIIERGIILTGGTAMLRGLDRLIAEATQVPTRVANDPLSCVAIGTGKYLEEHRDVPEEFHYAA
- a CDS encoding HlyD family secretion protein; translated protein: MAEQVTQTAGTAPRTERAPEGPAPASNGTNGTSAPQAPPPANNATEEKKAPMNPAKKGIIGIVVAIAVVIALIFGLRYYHYSQTHVGTDDAYVTGDLVNVSPIVSGTLIKLTKQEGDIVKKGELIARLDDSGPLANLQQAKQAYLSAQSQIPQAEANLQYQIASTNANIQHAQAAIQAQNAKVQGARAQQDLTTRTLNSQIDQAQTQVTVAQAQAAQVESQLAGAQANLAAMQQGVTTDRHAADVAESAIESAQANLDKTRADDTRYAALLKSEAVTQQQYDVVHAAYLTAQAQLRGARQQVQQARSLVAQQQSAVKQAAAAVESARKAATASQQQVKVASAGVSLAQANAPSVSVQQNNVENSSNLATQAEADLATAKAGEQQVNARRQEIETLKVQVAQAKAALDSAQVLENDTYIYAPSDGKVVKKAVNEGAALSPGQTIVTMTTGGSVWVSANFKETQLRDVRAGQPAEVDVDAFPGKVFHGKVQSINEATGASTALLPPDNATGNFTKVVQRVPVKIILTPATSGDDKNAATAEDIANLRQGMSVNATIETADH
- a CDS encoding S-layer homology domain-containing protein, with translation MSRKNSITRLSAILLGAAALAAGTAFAAPKDVPQNHWAAKSVDSVTTKRILTPNAKGNFDGDKPVTRYELAVALDRFVQYIEAGRKPLHPTSRNTKAILPAKANTEQKAALARLASADFIPANSPLLKNDDRIVTAKELKASLSAVVIRLSDRAIAPQKD
- the murA gene encoding UDP-N-acetylglucosamine 1-carboxyvinyltransferase, with translation MPKIYTLGGNRLEGEVRISGSKNAALAILAATLLPSKGQTVLTNVPRISDVLTMIEMLKVLGVKAEFTSDSTVILDATNLTSSKAPHELIQKMRASFSVLGPLLARFGNASVALPGGCDIGARPVDYHIKGLERLGAKTTVEYGFVEASAPNGLRGADIYLDFPSVGATTHIMTAAALAEGITTISNAAEEPDVVATANLINQMGGRVRGAGTKEITIEGVKELHGTEFRVDPDRIEAGTFAVAAAITQGDLYLRGAIEEHTQPVMRKLAEAGVEIRFDDDGVRVRAPRTPLQAVHVSASPHPGFPTDMQPPLAALLTLANGTSSITETVYERRFKYIYELARMGANIKAEAGVAIIVGVPRLTGAPVAGSDLRATAALVLAGLAADGESEVSGIDFLDRGYEAFVEKLSAVGATVRREENDRAEAAETQPSGKVAGCSV
- a CDS encoding deoxyguanosinetriphosphate triphosphohydrolase, which encodes MTHSSSSADALRPNQFREHQERLEDEVLSPYAVRSSQTQGRQNPEPLDPVRTEFQRDRDRILHSKAFRRLKHKTQVFIDPKEDHHRTRLTHTLEVSQIARTLARALRLNEDLTEAISLAHDLGHTPFGHGGEQALDEVLREYDPKGEFRHYDQSLRIVDVLERGGAGLNLTWEVRDGILGHSKGSKDLGIVEGTQLPSSLEGMCVRIADRIAYINHDIDDSVRAGVLRLEDLPQDALDVLGRSHSARIATMVMNVLESSVGAPEVKMTGVILDATNRLKDYMYANVYNMEVRGQIEMDKAQLMVKELFRLYMGQPHLFSEEEDLIRYDFDRLPTDEKLRAVTDFVAGMTDRYAVTTFQKHFVPSAWAY